A single genomic interval of Odontesthes bonariensis isolate fOdoBon6 chromosome 3, fOdoBon6.hap1, whole genome shotgun sequence harbors:
- the nbl1 gene encoding neuroblastoma suppressor of tumorigenicity 1 isoform X3 translates to MSGGAVMWQRIQICCALFALYSAAPPAHINRLALFPDKSAWCEAKNITQIVGHTGCQPRSIQNRACLGQCFSYSVPNTFPQSTESLVHCDSCMPAQTQWEVVTLDCPGSEESPRVDKLVERIFHCSCQSCSKEGAQEGAVMQLYPADNTLDSAPSLSDTLSGAQSHPLPHTDAHSNKHVLLHTDHHTLPHTSDGG, encoded by the exons ATGAGCGGAG GTGCAGTCATGTGGCAGAGGATTCAGATTTGCTGCGCACTGTTTGCACTGTATTCAGCGGCACCGCCTGCACACATCAACCGTCTGGCGCTGTTCCCTGACAAGAGCGCCTGGTGCGAAGCCAAGAACATCACACAGATAGTTGGGCACACGGGATGTCAGCCTCGCTCTATTCAAAACAG AGCTTGTCTGGGCCAATGTTTCAGTTACAGCGTCCCCAACACATTCCCACAGTCGACCGAGTCTCTGGTGCACTGTGACTCCTGCATGCCTGCCCAGACACAGTGGGAAGTG GTGACTCTGGATTGTCCGGGCAGTGAAGAGTCTCCACGGGTGGATAAGTTGGTCGAGAGGATCTTCCACTGCAGCTGCCAGTCATGCAGTAAGGAAGGTGCCCAGGAGGGGGCAGTGATGCAGCTGTATCCAGCAGACAACACCCTGGATTCAGCTCCGTCTTTGTCCGACACCCTCAGCGGAGCTCAATCCCACCCTTTGCctcacacagatgcacactCCAACAAGCATGTCCTGCTGCACACAGACCATCACACGCTACCGCATACATCAGACGGAGGGTAG
- the nbl1 gene encoding neuroblastoma suppressor of tumorigenicity 1 isoform X1, with translation MPQLTRDLCWVYLPRKYSVTQKSAVMWQRIQICCALFALYSAAPPAHINRLALFPDKSAWCEAKNITQIVGHTGCQPRSIQNRACLGQCFSYSVPNTFPQSTESLVHCDSCMPAQTQWEVVTLDCPGSEESPRVDKLVERIFHCSCQSCSKEGAQEGAVMQLYPADNTLDSAPSLSDTLSGAQSHPLPHTDAHSNKHVLLHTDHHTLPHTSDGG, from the exons ATGCCTCAACTAACCCGCGACCTCTGCTGGGTCTACTTACCCAGAAAGTACTCAGTTACTCAGAAAA GTGCAGTCATGTGGCAGAGGATTCAGATTTGCTGCGCACTGTTTGCACTGTATTCAGCGGCACCGCCTGCACACATCAACCGTCTGGCGCTGTTCCCTGACAAGAGCGCCTGGTGCGAAGCCAAGAACATCACACAGATAGTTGGGCACACGGGATGTCAGCCTCGCTCTATTCAAAACAG AGCTTGTCTGGGCCAATGTTTCAGTTACAGCGTCCCCAACACATTCCCACAGTCGACCGAGTCTCTGGTGCACTGTGACTCCTGCATGCCTGCCCAGACACAGTGGGAAGTG GTGACTCTGGATTGTCCGGGCAGTGAAGAGTCTCCACGGGTGGATAAGTTGGTCGAGAGGATCTTCCACTGCAGCTGCCAGTCATGCAGTAAGGAAGGTGCCCAGGAGGGGGCAGTGATGCAGCTGTATCCAGCAGACAACACCCTGGATTCAGCTCCGTCTTTGTCCGACACCCTCAGCGGAGCTCAATCCCACCCTTTGCctcacacagatgcacactCCAACAAGCATGTCCTGCTGCACACAGACCATCACACGCTACCGCATACATCAGACGGAGGGTAG
- the nbl1 gene encoding neuroblastoma suppressor of tumorigenicity 1 isoform X2: protein MCLLHSGAVMWQRIQICCALFALYSAAPPAHINRLALFPDKSAWCEAKNITQIVGHTGCQPRSIQNRACLGQCFSYSVPNTFPQSTESLVHCDSCMPAQTQWEVVTLDCPGSEESPRVDKLVERIFHCSCQSCSKEGAQEGAVMQLYPADNTLDSAPSLSDTLSGAQSHPLPHTDAHSNKHVLLHTDHHTLPHTSDGG, encoded by the exons ATGTGTTTACTGCATTCAG GTGCAGTCATGTGGCAGAGGATTCAGATTTGCTGCGCACTGTTTGCACTGTATTCAGCGGCACCGCCTGCACACATCAACCGTCTGGCGCTGTTCCCTGACAAGAGCGCCTGGTGCGAAGCCAAGAACATCACACAGATAGTTGGGCACACGGGATGTCAGCCTCGCTCTATTCAAAACAG AGCTTGTCTGGGCCAATGTTTCAGTTACAGCGTCCCCAACACATTCCCACAGTCGACCGAGTCTCTGGTGCACTGTGACTCCTGCATGCCTGCCCAGACACAGTGGGAAGTG GTGACTCTGGATTGTCCGGGCAGTGAAGAGTCTCCACGGGTGGATAAGTTGGTCGAGAGGATCTTCCACTGCAGCTGCCAGTCATGCAGTAAGGAAGGTGCCCAGGAGGGGGCAGTGATGCAGCTGTATCCAGCAGACAACACCCTGGATTCAGCTCCGTCTTTGTCCGACACCCTCAGCGGAGCTCAATCCCACCCTTTGCctcacacagatgcacactCCAACAAGCATGTCCTGCTGCACACAGACCATCACACGCTACCGCATACATCAGACGGAGGGTAG
- the tmem88bl gene encoding transmembrane protein 88B has translation MCGVDVDLDDGGSAEEEKEEEFWIGDGVKMLPPPMAHSEGSAWGSRRGRCGCVACGAAVILWNLCVISACTLLLAVVFSVVLLPAVLLLYVGFLCHSRVLDAPSAICRYLDDNSCSALIILGFVMMSPLVVVAAAVFCGLLRRFRLLLFIQPITRAWYRGRLLDWAGSIHAWV, from the exons ATGTGTGGTGTGGACGTGGACCTGGATGATGGGGGCTCGgctgaggaggagaaagaggaggagttTTGGATTGGGGACGGAGTCAAAATGTTGCCCCCTCCAATGGCCCATAGTGAGGGCAGCGCTTGGGGCAGCCGCAGGGGCAGGTGTGGCTGCGTGGCCTGTGGAGCAGCTGTCATCCTCTGGAACCTGTGTGTCATCTCGGCCTGCACTCTGCTGCTGGCTGTGGTCTTCTCTGTTGTGCTGCTGCCTGCAGTGCTGCTGCTGTATGTCGGTTTTCTCTGCCACTCCAGG GTTCTTGATGCCCCATCTGCCATCTGTCGTTACCTTGACGACAACAGCTGCTCCGCCCTCATCATCCTGGGCTTTGTGATGATGTCGCCACTCGTGGTTGTAGCCGCGGCAGTGTTCTGTGGGCTTCTCCGAAGGTTTCGGCTCCTGCTTTTCATTCAGCCGATCACTCGTGCCTGGTACCGAGGAAGGCTGCTGGACTGGGCGGGCAGCATCCACGCTTGGGTCTGA